DNA from Strix aluco isolate bStrAlu1 chromosome 11, bStrAlu1.hap1, whole genome shotgun sequence:
CGACTATCATAGTCTCGGCAATCCCGGCTGTCGTAGTCTCGGCAGTCGTAGTCTCGGCTGTCACGGCTATCGTAGTCCCGGCAATCACGGCTATCGTAGTCCCGGCAGTCCCGGCTATCACGACTGTCGTAGTCCCGGCAGTCCCGGCTGTCACGACTGTCGTAGTCCCGGCTATCGTAGTCCCGGCAGTCTCTGCTATCGCGGCTGTCATAGTCTCGGCTGTCGTAGTCCCGGCTATCATAGTCGCGGTAGTCATCATAGCGGTCACCGCGGCGCTCCTCACTGGACCTCTTATAGTCAGAGTCCCTGCGCCGGCTCCGGGACTCCCGCTCATCACGGTCCTCCCTCTCCACGATGGAGCCGTAGCGGCCGCTCCGCTCCGTCCTGCTCACGCTGTGGGGCACACCGAGCCGAGCTCACAACGAGAAGAGCCCGCAGCGACCCCCACCATCGCCCAccccgcggagccgcccgcccgccccctcccctctctccatccctcccctctcccctcgcCCTCCCACCCCCACTCACCGCTTGTCCGAGCCCATGACGCCGTCCACAATCCGCAAGCACTCAGCGCAGCGCTAACCGCCACCACAGGGCGCCGAACACACGCGCGCGCAACCCCTCACTCCCTCGCCACAAAATGGCGCCGAGGTGACTGGCCGTCTTCTACCCAGCAGGCACCGCGCCCGCCGCCTGGAAGTTTCCGAGCGGTGCGCAGGCGCAGCAGCGGCCGCCGGCCGCGGGGCTCGCCGGGAGCGGTAgtgcggggggcgggcggcgcctcAGCCGCCCGGGGCCGGAGCGAGGCCCCGGCTGGGGGTGTGCCCCCTTCCCGGTGCTGCTCTGGGCGTCCGTGGGGTCGCAGGGTGCTTTGTGCCGGAAGGGACCTGCAAAGAACAACCGGTGCAACCCCTCTGCCGTGGGCTGGGACATGTTCAACTacatcaggctgctcaaagccccgtctgGCTGACCTGGAGCACCTTCGGGATGGGGCATCCAcggcttccctgggcaacctggtccagagtctcaccacactcatcacaagacttttttttccttatgtccaatccAAACCTGCCctcttttgctttaaaactgtCGTCCCTTGCCCTgccactacaggccctggtaaaaagtctccaTCTCTTACGAgtcccctttatatattgaaaggccacggTAAGGTCCTTCCAGagcctcctccaggctgaacaactccaactcctccagcctgtcaagatATCAAATAGTACCAGATGCAGTATGGACCCCTGAAGGACACTGCTCGTTACTGGCTTCCACCTGGAtgttgagccattgactgcagaAGTGGGGAACCTCTGGAGAGGGTGGTGGGCCCATGGAAGGGCCCTTTTACTTACAGATCCAGGCATGGAGAAGCAAAGAAGATGTAAAGAAAAGGGAGTGCTTGGGTAGCACCTTTCCTTCCCCAGGCTTGACACCAGCCACCACCCCCCTTTCCCCCTCGTGGTCTCTGCTCCCTGTGGTCTAACCACCCTCAGTCCTTCCCCTCCCTTTGGTGAAGCAGCAGGGGGCACATGGGGCAGGAGCCTCCGGTCTCCTCCTGCCACTCCTTGCTTCTCACTCATCTCACCAGCCCTGGCACGGGCTTGTCCATAACCCCTTTGGGGCAGTACCTGTCTAGGTAACGCTAAATCACATTTTCTGTCCCCAAGGGAGGACATGGGCTGTCCCCTTGCCTGTGCTGCCTTGGGCTGATGTGTCCGAGCCTGGGAGCTACAGAGACACGGATGCTCTGGCTCCAGCAGCGTTGGTCCCTCCATGTCCCCAGCAGGAagggcagctctgcctcctgcccatGCCACCTGTGTCCCCACTGGCTGTGCAACTGCTCCTGCCTGGGGACATGCATTTCTTATACAGCAAGGCATTTtgcaggcaggagaaggcagcGATTGCCTGGTCCTCCTCCCAGCCTGATCCTCAGCCCTGCCTGTTTGGCAGGGACCCAAGAATAGTGATTCAACATGCAAAATGACGTAGGCTTTAACTCTTTCAAGACTGTTTTCTCTGTCCCAGAGCATGGTAGAGGGGTGCTGGCTGGAGGGGCAGCCGACAGCAGGGTCACCAGGACCAGCCTGGCACCAGGGACCgcctggcaggcaggcaggcaggcaggcctgCCCCAGGGTGCATGTGTTACCCAGGGGCGTGACAGCTGTTTCCGCTGTCATCACTGGCCACTGCCTGCTCTTGCCTAGGGCAAAAGTTTCGCCTCCAGGCGGGCTGCCTGACCTGCCCAAAGGCTTCTGGAGGCTCCTCAGCGGGAGCGGTGGTGCCTGGTGCGGGGCTCACGGGCCCTGGGCAGCGGGAGCAGGTAGGACATGGCTACTCCCCACTCTTCTGCCCCCTttgctgctcccagcacccctTGCTTGGCTGGGACCAGGGGGGGCATAGGAGGAGATAAGGGGCTGCCCGACCCCCCTGTGCCCAAATCAAAGCACCTTTCACTGACCTTGGGAGGGATTGGGAGTGGAGCATTGCATGTTTCGGGGGGCATTGCatgcttttctcttctgcatgctTCTGGGGGCACAAGGCTGGGGGAGTCTTACTGCTGCGTGTTAAGGGTCCCTGGTGAGGGGATGTGGGAGCAAGCAGGGCTGTccgggctccccccacccctccagtGGACCCTCGATCTCTTCCAGCCCTTCTCACCTGAGTTTGCTGCTCAAGCAGCCGTGCCCCTCCACGCTCCCTCTCAGCTCCACGTCAGCAGGCTGTGTCTCCCCTTTGGGCTCCCCCAGGGGCTGGAGGGTGCCAAGGagctctgccccccaccccaagcaGAGGGACAAGTCTGAGACATTTCGGTGGCAGAGTCCCATCCCCTCCTCTGGCCTGGCCATGGGCTGGAGGCATAGGGAAAGGAAGGCACAGCCCAGACACACCGTCCCGGAAGGACAGCTTGGCATCTCTCActtcctgctctgctctccccaaGGATTCTTCTAGGGGATTAAGGCTGAGCTGTCCCCCCGGGGGACGGCTCAGCCATGGCCTCCAAGCGCCATGGCCCCCCTCCAGATGGCAGTGGCAAGAAAGCgaaggggggagaggaggatgaTGCCTGGAGCTCCACCTTGGCAGCCCTGAAAACTGCCCCCAAGGAGAAGCCTCCTGCCACCATCGATGGGCTGTGCCCCCTGAGCACGGCACCAGGCGCCCAGGTGAGAGCAAGGCTGGGGTACCCAGCGAGGCCAGGATGGGGGAACGTGGGCAGGGGTATGGGGGGAGGCCCAGGGCAGTCCCCGCGCTGCTGACACAGGGGCAGCCCCAATTTTCCTTgtagacccccctgcagccccactgGGACAAGCCTGCATCCCCCCCATCCCCAGATGCTGCCCAGGTGccagcccaggctgtgctgctcaTTGTAGGTCTATGAGGACTATGACTGCACCCTGAACCAGACCAACATCAGTGCCAACAACAACAAGTTCTACATCATCCAGCTCCTTGAGCACGATGGTGCCTACAGCGTCTGGAGCCGCTGGGGTCGAGTGGTGAGTCCACGCCAGCACCACTTGTGTGCCCCCACACAGCTGTCCCCACCCTGTCTTGGGACCCCCAAGGGTTGGGGATGAACCTGGTGGTCCCCATCTCTTGTTCCCAGTCCCAAAGCGAGCAACCATGTGACCCTGCTATAGCCCCTTGTTGGGGGGACTTCAAGGACTTGCCCCACACAATGGGGTCACCCTGGCCAGGGGACATGGCACCTGTCACTGCAGTGACAGTGAATGTGACACCCCAGCAAGGAGTCCTGGGGTGTCTCCTCGAGCTGGAGGGACCCCCAGACCTGGCGCTAGTGGCTTGGTGTCACAGTCCTCCTGCTCCCAGGCTGCTCCCCCCGACATGGGGCTGGTGGAGGAGGGATGTAGGGGGGATCCTGACCACTGCTGTCCACTACCAGGGGGAGGTCGGCCAGTCAAAGCTCATGCCCTCTGCCTCCCTGGAGGCCGCCAAGAAGGACTTTGAGAAGAAGTTTCGGGAGAAGACCAAGAACAGCTGGGCAGCGAGGGATAACTTTGTTGCCCAGCCGGGGAAGTACACGCTCATCGAGGTGCAGCCAGGGGCCGGGCAGGAGGTGGAGGTTGCTGTCAGGGTGAGTGTGCCAGGCAGCTGGGGTGTCACCACAGTGGGGTGGTCCTCACATTCCACCCATGGCCCACTGAACACCAGGACATCCAAGCAGGTCAGCAGGATGGAGTGGGTTTTGGGAGAGGTCTGCTCACAAGCTGAAACAGCCCGTGGGCAGAGATTTGGGGCTAATGAGTTGAGATGGAGTGGGAGGGCATCCCAAGCAAGAACCACGGGCAGGCATCTGGGTGACATCAGCCATGGAAAGCGGAGGGAGAACCTGCCTGTCACTCTGCTGCCTGGGGGTCAGGCTCTCCCCACCGAGATGGGCAGCCCTGCTGCCATGCCCCTATAATCACCTGCGGGCTCACAGGCAGCACGGTGATGTTGGGGGTCTGCAGGTGGATGGCGTGGACGGGGACAAGGTCTGCAAGCAGCGGGTGCTGCCCTGCACCTTGGACAAAGCCACACAGGACCTGGTGTCCCTCATCTTCAGCAGTGACATGTTCCAGGATGCCATGCAGACCATGAATATCGGTAGGAGGTGATGGGCGGCATGGGGTGGGTCTGGGAGCTGTGGATGGGGTGTGCAGGTGGGGAGGTGAATGGGGCAGAGGTGCCAGTGGGTTTTCGAGCATCCCCACTGACAACCCGGCACCTGGTGGGACTGTGGACCCCCATGTCGGGTGTCCGCTTGTGCCCGTGGTGATACTGGAGGTTCTTAGAAGTAGCTGTGGGGTAAGTGGGGCAGATGGGTTCACCTGTGCCCTCCCCTGTCCCCTTGGCCAGATGTGAAGAAGATGCCACTGGGGAAGTTGAGCAAGCAGCAGATTGCAAGGGGCTTTGAGGCACTGGAGGAACTGGAGGCAGCGCTGCAGGAGCAGTCCCCCAAGGCTGCCCACCTGGAGGACCTCTCCTCCCGCTTCTACACCATCATCCCCCATAACTTTGGGCGGGCACGGCCACCCCCCATCAACTCGCCTGACCTGCTGCGTGCCAAGAAGGACATGCTGTTGGTGAGATGCCAGGGCACCGGGCGGGTGGCATCCCTCCCCAAGGAGGGCTCCTGTCTGGCGGGAAGCTGGACTTGCCCTGGTCCCCCAGCATGGTGCCCAGAACTGGCGGTGAGGATGTCCCTGGTCTGTGCCTGCCAGGTGCTGGCTGACATCGAGGTGGCACAGAGCCTGCAGGCGCAGaaggtgaaggaggaggaggagaaggaagttGCCCATCCGCTGGATCAGGATtatgccctgctctgctgccagctctCCCTGCTGGACCCAGCTTCCCGGGAATACCAGGTGCCACTTGTGCCACAGTGCCCATGATGGGGAGCAATTGTGCCAGGCCTGTGGACTCCCCAAAGGCCCCCACTGTCCCAGGGGGACTGTGGGCATTGCTGTGATGGCTGCCTGTGGTGACACCGCtttcctgcctccttccctggCAGCTGATCCAAAACTACGTGGCACAGACTGGGCACAAACTCCGCATCCTCAACATCTGGCAGGTGGCCAGAGACGGCGAGGTGAGAAGAAGGAGATGATTATCCCCGTCCCACAGTGGGGAAGCCCCAGTTGCACCCCAGGACTGCATTATGGCCCAGCTGGCCAGTGGCAAACAGGGGTTGGGCTGGGGGGTGTTAGGTGGCAGTCCCCCACCCCCGGGCACCCACGTCTCCCTCCATGGACAGCCCGTAGCTCTGGGTCTCTCCAGGATGAGCGCTTCAAAGCCCACGACCTCCTGGAGCACCGGCGCCTGCTTTGGCACGGCACTAACGTGGCGGTGATCGCGGCCATCCTGAAGAGTGGGCTGCGCATCATGCCCCACTCGGGCGGGCGCGTGGGCAAGGGCATCTACTTCGCCTCTGAGAACAGCAAGTCAGCCTGCTATGGTGAGGGTCCTGGGATGGGCGGCACTGCTCAGGATGCCCGCAGGGTTGGTACAAGCCCAGCTGCCTTTGCATACCCTCTGCCAGGCAGTTGCGGCCATGCCAAGCCCCTTCCCTGCCATGGCAGCTGGTCCCTGCATGCCAGGGTGGCCTGAGCACAACCAGAAGGGAATTCCAGGGCTATACCATCATCCCCATTCCCTTCTCCCGTGGTAGTGGGCTGCACGTCCAAGAAGGTTGGCATCATGTTCCTGACGGAGGTGGCCCTGGGCAAGTCCTACCGCATCACCTGCGATGACCCCACGCTGTGTCAGCCGCCTGCTGGCTATGACAGTGTCCTGGCCTGTGGCCGGACAGAGCCAGGTGagcctggggcaggaggggctgtggggtctgtggggctggggtgggcacaGGGCTGGGCGGAGAGAGGCCAAATCTCAGGCTTGACATGGTGGTGGGGCGTGTCGTCCAGACCCTGCACAGGATGCGGAGATGCTGCTGGACGGCAAGAAGGTGCTGGTGTGCCAGGGCAAGCCCATCCCCATGCCCGCCTACAAGGACTCCTCCTTCAGCCAGAGCGAGTACCTCATCTACCAGGAAAGCCAGTGCCGGATCCGCTACCTTGTCCAGCTCCACTTCTGAGGGTGCCCGGGCACCCCGTGGCCCCATCCCAGCACCAGTTGGTGATGCCTACCAGCCCCGAGCACAGTGGTTTGGACTCTGCGGCCACCTGACCTGGAGCTTGGCAAGGGACAGGCTGGTGTGGGGACAGAGCTTGCTTTGACCGTGAATAAAAACCCTGTGCCTTGTATTGAGCGGTGCTGGCACTTTGCTGCCTGGCTGTAGGGTAGGGCAGGGTGGTGGTGGGTCCCTGCAGGGATGACGGCGGGTGGCTCtggaagggctgcagcctgtTGTGGCTGTCTGGTACTGGCAGCTTTCAGGTGAAAGCTGGTGGCTTTGCGAGCCGGGTGCCCTCGTCACCATAGCATGGCACATGGCTCGTGCCCATCACCGTGGCATCAGAGCTACAGAGGACAAGCAAGATGTGCTGCCCTGTTTGGGCATGGAGGAGCTCATCCATGCATCCAGAGGGGGAGTGCCTGCCTCTGGTGCCACGCTCGGTGCCatgcctgctgccctgccccagcctggcaccCATGCCGAGCCCCTCTCTGCGCTCACATGTGCCCCCCAAGCATGTGTCCGGGTCCTGGGGTGCCAGGGAAAGGCAACTCCTGGCTGTGTTACCCCTATGCCCCATGGACGCTCCAGAGCGTCCATGCGCCGGCAGGGAGGACACGCCGCAGACGTGCCTGTGAGTCTGTCCCCCGAGCCCCTGGGACCTCAGGGCCGAGCTGTCCTTGCGGAAGGACCAGGCCTGGTGCAGTgggtggctgtgctggggggtggtggggacagggCTTGGGGACCCTAGTCCCCCCTTCCCGAGCCCCTGCTGGCTGCTAGGACCCAGCAGCTGTCCCCGTGGGACCGCCACGAGTGCAGCGCAGGCAGCGCCCGGGAGTGACAGCTGGTGCCATCCGCAGCTGGCAGGCTGCAGGCAAACAGGATGACGAGTGGGTGACGGGGCGCGGGGAAGGGGGAGCGTGGCCTTGCACAGGGGCCGGCAGCCCCTGTTCTGCTGCAGGAACGACACCGGCGAGAAGGATCCACGGCAAGGAGGGGAGCATCACCCACGTCCCCAGGACCAAAGGTGCACTGGGTTTCCCCCACTCACCCCGGGGTCCCCCGCGGCTAGAGCAaggagcagggatggggcaggtggGTTCGTGCTGTCCCTCAGGGTGTGCTGGTGCGGTTGGGGCAGAGGGATGGGGTGTCAGCCTGGCATGGGTGCCCGCAGGTCCCGGCAGTGCCAtccctggccaggctggggacagcctggATGCCAGCTCTGGAGTAGGCAGGGTACTGTGACCTCGCTGGGcacctctccctgctccagcatgtcAGAGGGGTTCAGGTCATCTCTGGGTTTCTCTGTGGCTCTTCTTTATTTTGGTTCTCCTTCACACCCCACTCCCCTCCCTAACAGGCAAGTAGAAGACAGAGACCATGATTATGGTGAGGTTTCCCTCTAAGGGACGCAGAAGAGCACTTGCTGCCCAGGCACCGGAGCTGCTGGCTTAGCCCTCAGCAGGGGATGGCGAGCCGAACGGGGCTGAACACCACGGACAGCCCAGAGCCGCTCTCCGTCCCCGAGCAGTCCATCGCCCAGGAGGTGGTGGGCCTCCTCTGCATGGTCCTGCTCACCCTCACAGCCCTGGTGGCCAACACCGTGGTGATGGTCGTCATTCTCAAAACCCCCCTTCTCAGGAAGTTCATCTTCGTCTGCCACCTCTGCGTGGTCGACCTCCTCTCTGCCATTTTCCTCATGCCCCTGGGGATcatctccagctcctcctgcttcaATAGGGTAATCTACAGCATTGCTGAGTGCCAGGCCTTGATATTCCTGAATGTCTGCTTCATCAGTGCTTCCATCCTCACTATCTCCATCATCAGTGTGGAGCGGTACTACTACATCGTCCACCCCATGAGGTATGAGGTCAAGATGACCATCAGGCTGGCGGTGGCTGGAGTGGTCTTCATTTGGGTCAAGTCTGTTCTCATCACTGTCTTGGCACTTGTGGGCTGGCCTCAAGGCAACGGGGCCACCAGCGCCAGCCGCTGCACAGTCTACTGGAGCCCTGGGGCCCACAAGAAGGTTTTTGTGATCATCTTCAGCATCGTCTGCTTTGTTCTGCCCACCATCATCATCTTTGCTGTCTACTGCAGTGTCTATCGCGTGGCCCGGATGGCATCCCTGCAGCACGTACCCGTGCCAGCACAGGCAGTTGTGCCGAGACACCGATCCGACTCCATCGCCAGCCAAGTGACCATCATCACCACCAGGAACCTGCCGCTGCCCAGGCTGATGCCAGAGCGCCTTTTGGGAAGCAACAAGGCCATCCTCACCTTGGTCCTCATTGTGGGACAGTTCTTGTGCTGCTGGCTGCCCTTCTTCGCTTTCCACCTGCACTCCTCTATTACCGCTGGAACAGTGGGCGGCGGGCATGGGGAGATGGTGGTCACCTGGATTGCCTACTCCTCTTTTGCCATCAATCCCTTCTTCTATGGGCTGCTGAACCGCCAGATCCGTGAGGAGCTGGCCCGACTCCGGCGCAGCTGTCTCAACCGGCCACTGGGCCAGGAGCTCTGTCTTTCTGTCTCAGAGGCTTCTGTCCAGGAAAACTTCTTACAGTTCCTCCAGAGAGCGACTTGCACGCTGGAGACCCACACCAGCTGcatcagccccagccccaggaacAGGCTGGACCAGACCAAGATGGGCTTCCCCATCCCGGGTCAAGTTCCTGAAGAGAGCAGTTGAGAAGCAGGAGGCCCTGTCCCACCATGATGGGTAGGAGGGTGGGCGGGGGACCTGCCAGGGACCCATCGGACCCAGCCTCTTGGATTTGAAGGGATCCTTGTTCAGGTTTTGCCTCTTCTCTGAGCTTATGGTGGAAGATTGTTTATCCacccaggagaaggcagcagatCTGGGGAAGCCTCATCTCCCTTCTGCAAGCTGGGATTGTCTCTGGCTACACCAGCAGAGCCCAGTTCCACGGATGGGCTCTCCTCAGGACACAGGATGCCAAGGGGCTCCTacatgggggcagaggagggggcacTTCCATCTCCATCACCCCACTGGGACCACTCGTGGCCAGTGGGCAAGAGCAGATGTCCCTTGCACCCTACCCAGGAGCAATGCCCCAGCTAACACCACTAACACCAGTAACACCAGGGTCTCAGGCACCCTGTTGAGCCTGGACGGCTGATGTGGAGCCCTCCATCTTTGGCTGTTTAACCCAAAACTAACGTCTGGGTGGAGGAGCTCCTGTCATGCGTGGTACTTATTGGGGGACAGCACCTGCAGGGCTGGCTCTGGCCGTGTCTGTGTTTCTCCTGCTGGCATGACAGTAAGCAATGCCCATGGCCATGCCCGGCCGTGCCCTCTGTCCCCCCCCagctggcaggggctgccccTCCATGGGGGACGCTGGCTGACTGGGGGTCCGTGCTGGGCTGTTTATGGACACAGCTGCCCAGCTGAAGCCCAGCCAGTGGTGCCACGTGCCAGCCAAACTGGGCTGCTGGCCAGGGGTGCGCTGGGGTGGACGCAGTGGCacaggaggcgggggggggggggtgggccaTGCAGGGTGCCCCTgcgcagcagcagccagaggggaCTGGGAGCTGCTGTCCCCCTTTGGTCTCATTGCTTCTGCAGGGTGTGGGGACCTTCCCATGGggtccccagtgcaagaaagGG
Protein-coding regions in this window:
- the PARP3 gene encoding protein mono-ADP-ribosyltransferase PARP3 isoform X1, encoding MASKRHGPPPDGSGKKAKGGEEDDAWSSTLAALKTAPKEKPPATIDGLCPLSTAPGAQVYEDYDCTLNQTNISANNNKFYIIQLLEHDGAYSVWSRWGRVGEVGQSKLMPSASLEAAKKDFEKKFREKTKNSWAARDNFVAQPGKYTLIEVQPGAGQEVEVAVRVDGVDGDKVCKQRVLPCTLDKATQDLVSLIFSSDMFQDAMQTMNIDVKKMPLGKLSKQQIARGFEALEELEAALQEQSPKAAHLEDLSSRFYTIIPHNFGRARPPPINSPDLLRAKKDMLLVLADIEVAQSLQAQKVKEEEEKEVAHPLDQDYALLCCQLSLLDPASREYQLIQNYVAQTGHKLRILNIWQVARDGEDERFKAHDLLEHRRLLWHGTNVAVIAAILKSGLRIMPHSGGRVGKGIYFASENSKSACYVGCTSKKVGIMFLTEVALGKSYRITCDDPTLCQPPAGYDSVLACGRTEPDPAQDAEMLLDGKKVLVCQGKPIPMPAYKDSSFSQSEYLIYQESQCRIRYLVQLHF
- the LOC141928180 gene encoding putative G-protein coupled receptor, which gives rise to MASRTGLNTTDSPEPLSVPEQSIAQEVVGLLCMVLLTLTALVANTVVMVVILKTPLLRKFIFVCHLCVVDLLSAIFLMPLGIISSSSCFNRVIYSIAECQALIFLNVCFISASILTISIISVERYYYIVHPMRYEVKMTIRLAVAGVVFIWVKSVLITVLALVGWPQGNGATSASRCTVYWSPGAHKKVFVIIFSIVCFVLPTIIIFAVYCSVYRVARMASLQHVPVPAQAVVPRHRSDSIASQVTIITTRNLPLPRLMPERLLGSNKAILTLVLIVGQFLCCWLPFFAFHLHSSITAGTVGGGHGEMVVTWIAYSSFAINPFFYGLLNRQIREELARLRRSCLNRPLGQELCLSVSEASVQENFLQFLQRATCTLETHTSCISPSPRNRLDQTKMGFPIPGQVPEESS
- the PARP3 gene encoding protein mono-ADP-ribosyltransferase PARP3 isoform X2, with product MASKRHGPPPDGSGKKAKGGEEDDAWSSTLAALKTAPKEKPPATIDGLCPLSTAPGAQVYEDYDCTLNQTNISANNNKFYIIQLLEHDGAYSVWSRWGRVVDGVDGDKVCKQRVLPCTLDKATQDLVSLIFSSDMFQDAMQTMNIDVKKMPLGKLSKQQIARGFEALEELEAALQEQSPKAAHLEDLSSRFYTIIPHNFGRARPPPINSPDLLRAKKDMLLVLADIEVAQSLQAQKVKEEEEKEVAHPLDQDYALLCCQLSLLDPASREYQLIQNYVAQTGHKLRILNIWQVARDGEDERFKAHDLLEHRRLLWHGTNVAVIAAILKSGLRIMPHSGGRVGKGIYFASENSKSACYVGCTSKKVGIMFLTEVALGKSYRITCDDPTLCQPPAGYDSVLACGRTEPDPAQDAEMLLDGKKVLVCQGKPIPMPAYKDSSFSQSEYLIYQESQCRIRYLVQLHF